CGTCGACATCCAAGTCCAAATAGCGGTTACTTGGAAGCGGCAACCGCCTGGCAACTTGGCGTTTCGCTGGGCGGAAAAGCAACTTATCGAGGTCGGAAATCAGAGCGACCAAAACTCGGACCCGGTCTAGTTCCGTTGGATGCGACGCATATAAAAGCCACGATTTTTGAACTGGATGTCATTTCGTTCTTTTTTTGGTTTATAGGTACTGTCCTAGGAGTGTTGATAAATGCAATTACCTGAACATGGCGCAAATCCATTTAAACTATACAAAAAACTTGGCGTAATTCCGCCGGATCGTATTTTAGATTTTAGCGAAAATGTTAATCCAGCAGGTCCCCCGAGTAGCGTTCAAAAAATCTGGGCGGATTTATTCAATAAAATAAATCAGTATCCAGATCCTGAAGGCGAGCCGTTTATAACAGCCGCCGAAAACTTCCATCAGATCGACAGGAAATCCTTGTTCGTTGGTAACGGGGCAGCAGAACTGTTATCACTGATGGCTGAAAGATACAGAGGGAAAAAAGCAGTTATTGTGCACCCGACATTTTCGGAATATGAAACAACTTTGAAAGCGAAAAACGTTGATATCATACGTGTTTTATCCACAGAAGAAAGTGGATTCAAATTACCGATGAATGAAATTCAGAAAGCAATGGAAAATGCATCCGTACTATATTTATGTACGCCAAACAATCCGACCGGCATCTTACCTGAGCGTAAAGAACTGATTGAACTGGTTCATCACGGTGCGAAAGTGAACTGTGAAATTGTCCTAGACGAAGCATTTATCGACTTTATAGATGAGTCACTATCATTCATATCAAAGATAAAAGAATTTCCACACGTAATCATCGTCCGTTCGATGACGAAAATGTATGCCATTCCAGGAATTCGCCTCGGTTATGTCGTCGCGAATCCAACCATTATTTCAGAGATTAAAGCACATGCCCCGCATTGGAACGTGAACGGCATTGCGGCCCAAGTCGGCGCATTATGTTTGGAAGAAGCTGAATACCGAGAAAAGTCGATTCAACACAGCGATGAACAACGAAGAAATTTGAAAGCGTTTCTCGAGACAAATGACTGTACAGTGACCGATTCTGTCGTGAATTATCTTTCATTCAAACCAGGCGGGGACCGAACTTCTCGTCAACTCCATGCAGACTTATTGCAACGCGGGATTGTCCTAAGGCATTCCGAGAACTTCTACGGCATGGACGGCGAATGGTTGCGAATCGGCATGAAGAATGCTGAAGAAATGGCTGTCTTAAAAGAGGAGTTGGCTATATGGTTCGCGGAAAACTGACGTTCATAAGCGGCGGCGTTCGAAGCGGGAAAAGTGCTTTTGCTGAAAAATTACTCGTCGAAAAAGCCGGAAATTGCGGTGGACGACTCGTCTATATTGCATCAGGAACTGCGACGGACGCTGAAATGAAAAAACGCATCGAAACCCATCGACAAGACCGCGCTGACTACAACTGGATGACGATTGAAAAACCTGTGAAGTTGGAAGAAGTCGTGCCTTTCATTCGAAAAAATGATTTTGTCCTATGGGATTGTTTAACGACTTGGCTGGCGAATGAATTATATGCTGGTTGGGAAACGGGAACTGCTTGTATCGCACGACCTAATTGCATGGCGCGAAAAGAAGCTCAACTTTATAAAACAATTGAGGCGATTTTGGCAAAAGCCCCGCAGCTCGTTATCGTATCAAATGAAGTGCTAGATGATTTGCCGCCACAAGATGCGGAAACAAAAACGTATCGAAGGTGGCTCGGTGTGATTCACCAAAAGCTCGTTGCACGGGCCGATACTGCGATTGAAATGGAATTTGGCATGCCGACGTTTTGGAAAAAGGGGGACGCTTGATGAACGGATTAATCGTCTTAGGAACCGCCTCAGATTCCGGAAAATCGATGATCTGCACAGCACTATGCCGCATATTAGCCGATGAGGGAGTGCGTGTGACGCCGTTCAAATCACAAAACATGTCTCCTTTTACAGCGCGGGCTGAAAACGGCGAAGTGATAAGCCGTGCGCAGTTCATACAAGCGACAGCTGCCAGAACGACTCCATCAACTTATATGAATCCAATTATGCTAAAACCGTTAGCGAATTTGAAATCAGAAGTGTTCATTTTGGGTGAGAAATTCGGTTCTATCGTTGGGATGACGTACCGAGAACAATTTTTTCACCGTGCGATTGAGGCGATTCGTTTATCGCTAGCAAAATTGTCGGAAACGTATGAGACGGTCATCATTGAAGGCGCGGGAAGTCCTGCAGAAGTCAATCTGAATGACCGAGAAGTTGTCAATATGCGTGTGGCGGAAATCGCAGATGTCCCCGCGGTGTTAGTCGCCGACATTGACCGGGGCGGTGCCATTGCATCCGTTGTTGGAACACTTGAGCTTCTTGTACCGAAGCATCGCGCTCGTGTAAAAGCGATTCTTATTAATAAATTTCATGGGGACATCTCTTTATTTAAAGAAGGGATCGAATTCATCGAATCATACACTGGCATTCCTGTTATTGGCGTTATTCCGTACAAAGCGAATCACGGCATTGAAGAGGAAGATGCAGATCGTCCAGTGGCGAAGGCTCCCGTGGGTATTGATAGATACGATGCATGGGCGGATCATGTGAAAGCGCATATGGACTGGCCATTGATGAAGGAAATTCTATCGCAAGGGGGAAAATGATGAACGGCATCTTGCTTGCATTGCAATTTTTCACAGTGCTTCCAATACGAAAAGAATTGCCGCTCGGTCGAAAAGAAGTGACCGCGATGTATATAGCACTTCCGTTCGTAGGGGCGGCAATCGGACTCATTATGTACGGTGTTTCGGAATTACTGCTCAGCGGTTTTTCGACTGGCACATTCCTCGCGGCTGTATTCATCGTGTTGACAGGAATACTCCTGACAGGTGGTTTGCATCTCGACGGTTGGACCGACACCGCGGATGCGTTCTTTTCCTATCAAGACCGGGAAAAACGGCTTGAAATTATGGAAGATCCACGGATTGGCGCGTTCGGTACAATGGCGTTAGTTTTTCTTATCCTAATAAAAATCGCTATATTTCATGAGGTTATGGAACAGGATTTAGCGCATTTTATGCTGTTTGCTGCAATCCCTTTCCTCGCAAGGATTGGAATGAATATTTATTTTTCTACCATACCTACCGCTAAAAAATCGGGGCTTGCGCATTTTTTTCAAGAAAAACTTCATCCAAGAATCGTAGTCTTTGTTTCGCTACTAAGTGGACTTGCCATATCAATCGTAGTCTGGCTCTTAGTTGAAAGCGTTATCGTTCCACTTCTTTTATTCATCCTGCTGGCAATCGGTATTTTGCTCTTCCGTCACTGGTCATTAAAACATTTCGGAGGCGTAACGGGCGATTTATCAGGCGCATTCATTGAAGGGATGGAGGTTATTTTATGGTTTGCAGTATTACTGTTCATTTAATCCGTCATCTTCCCACAATTGGCAATCAAAAACGCCAGTATATCGGTTGGACAGATGAGTCGATTTTACCCATCGGCGAACCTACATCAGCGGTGCTGTCCTGGAAGCCCGAAATCGTTTACGGAAGCGACTTGATGCGTTGTCGAGAAAGCGCGGCACTGTATTTTCCTGAATCGATATATGAATCTGACGAGCGATTTCGTGAAAGTCATTTCGGTGCGTGGGAAGGAAAAACGTATGAAATGTTGAAAGATAATAAGACGTATCGTTCTTGGATTGATGAACCATATAAAAATACACCACCGAATGGTGAAAGTTTACTAGACGTGAAGAATCGAGTGCTAAACGCACTGGCAGAAATGCCCGATGGCAAAGCGGAATATTTCATCGTCACGCATGGCGGTCCGATTCGGATGATGTTGACACAATTTTCACCGGAAAAACAGGATTTTTGGTTCTGGCAAATTCCACACGGATCGGTTTGGTCATTAAAGTGGAGGAATCGAAACGACTTTGTGGAGGGGAAAAGATGCACGTCATTATCGGCGGTGCCCATAACGGGAAACGAGAATTTGTTCGAAAGTTACTAACTGAAGAAGACATCACTTGGCATGTAGGAGAAATTCCTGAACCTGGAAATGATACCGTTGTCATAGCAGGACTGGAAAATTGGTTGGCTCAATGCGAATTAAGTGAAGAAAATGCAACTGATTTTATTTTAAAAGCAGTAGAAAATCGACGAGCCATTATCATTTTGACCGATATTAGCCGAGGAATCGTACCGATGGATGCAAATCTTCGCAAGCTGCGCGATACATGCGGTAGATTGTATCAACGACTATTCGCAGAAGCGAGTGAAGTAACAAAAGTTTGGTACGGCATTCCACAACACATAAAGAAAAGGGGAGATTAAAATGAAAATCTATACAAAAACTGGGGACAAAGGCAAAACAAGTTTAATCGGAGGACGCGTCGACAAAGACGATCTTCGCGTTGAAGCATATGGCACAATGGACGAACTAAATTCATTCGTAGGAAAAGCGATGACGGAACTCGATCCAACTAAATTTGCAGATTTACTCCAAGACCTCGAAGCGATTCAAAATGAGCTATTCGACGGGGGCGGAGATCTTTCCAACGTCATGAAAGAACGCCATTATAAATTAACCGAAGAACCGATCGCAGTGTTGGAAAAGCGAATTGACGAATTAATGGATGAAGCGCCGCCGCTTGAAAAGTTCATTTTACCAGGCGGATCTCCAGCATCGGCCACGCTCCATATTGCGCGCACGGTCACAAGACGCGCTGAACGTCAAACGGTGACATTGATGAAAGCGGAAGAAGATGTATCGCCAGTTGTCGGACGTTATTTAAATCGACTATCCGATTACTTTTTCGTCGCAGCCCGCATCGCGAATTCACGAATCAACATCCCAGATAACGAATATGTACGGAGCGCGAAAGTGTTTCGAACAGAAAATACCGATAAGAAAAAAGATAACAAATGAAACTAAAACATTTAACGCTAACCGCCATGTTTACTGCCTTATGTGCAGTAGGCGGTTTAGTGAAAATCCCAATGGGTATCGGTTCAACTGCACTCGATTCTGCACCGGCACTCCTATCGGCAGCATTTTTACCGCCCGTTTTTTCAGGAACCGCTGCCCTTTTAGGCCATATCGCATCGG
This genomic window from Sporosarcina sp. Marseille-Q4063 contains:
- a CDS encoding cob(I)yrinic acid a,c-diamide adenosyltransferase; translated protein: MKIYTKTGDKGKTSLIGGRVDKDDLRVEAYGTMDELNSFVGKAMTELDPTKFADLLQDLEAIQNELFDGGGDLSNVMKERHYKLTEEPIAVLEKRIDELMDEAPPLEKFILPGGSPASATLHIARTVTRRAERQTVTLMKAEEDVSPVVGRYLNRLSDYFFVAARIANSRINIPDNEYVRSAKVFRTENTDKKKDNK
- the cobD gene encoding threonine-phosphate decarboxylase CobD; the protein is MQLPEHGANPFKLYKKLGVIPPDRILDFSENVNPAGPPSSVQKIWADLFNKINQYPDPEGEPFITAAENFHQIDRKSLFVGNGAAELLSLMAERYRGKKAVIVHPTFSEYETTLKAKNVDIIRVLSTEESGFKLPMNEIQKAMENASVLYLCTPNNPTGILPERKELIELVHHGAKVNCEIVLDEAFIDFIDESLSFISKIKEFPHVIIVRSMTKMYAIPGIRLGYVVANPTIISEIKAHAPHWNVNGIAAQVGALCLEEAEYREKSIQHSDEQRRNLKAFLETNDCTVTDSVVNYLSFKPGGDRTSRQLHADLLQRGIVLRHSENFYGMDGEWLRIGMKNAEEMAVLKEELAIWFAEN
- a CDS encoding bifunctional adenosylcobinamide kinase/adenosylcobinamide-phosphate guanylyltransferase, which codes for MHVIIGGAHNGKREFVRKLLTEEDITWHVGEIPEPGNDTVVIAGLENWLAQCELSEENATDFILKAVENRRAIIILTDISRGIVPMDANLRKLRDTCGRLYQRLFAEASEVTKVWYGIPQHIKKRGD
- a CDS encoding cobyric acid synthase translates to MNGLIVLGTASDSGKSMICTALCRILADEGVRVTPFKSQNMSPFTARAENGEVISRAQFIQATAARTTPSTYMNPIMLKPLANLKSEVFILGEKFGSIVGMTYREQFFHRAIEAIRLSLAKLSETYETVIIEGAGSPAEVNLNDREVVNMRVAEIADVPAVLVADIDRGGAIASVVGTLELLVPKHRARVKAILINKFHGDISLFKEGIEFIESYTGIPVIGVIPYKANHGIEEEDADRPVAKAPVGIDRYDAWADHVKAHMDWPLMKEILSQGGK
- the cobS gene encoding adenosylcobinamide-GDP ribazoletransferase, with protein sequence MNGILLALQFFTVLPIRKELPLGRKEVTAMYIALPFVGAAIGLIMYGVSELLLSGFSTGTFLAAVFIVLTGILLTGGLHLDGWTDTADAFFSYQDREKRLEIMEDPRIGAFGTMALVFLILIKIAIFHEVMEQDLAHFMLFAAIPFLARIGMNIYFSTIPTAKKSGLAHFFQEKLHPRIVVFVSLLSGLAISIVVWLLVESVIVPLLLFILLAIGILLFRHWSLKHFGGVTGDLSGAFIEGMEVILWFAVLLFI
- a CDS encoding histidine phosphatase family protein, with translation MVCSITVHLIRHLPTIGNQKRQYIGWTDESILPIGEPTSAVLSWKPEIVYGSDLMRCRESAALYFPESIYESDERFRESHFGAWEGKTYEMLKDNKTYRSWIDEPYKNTPPNGESLLDVKNRVLNALAEMPDGKAEYFIVTHGGPIRMMLTQFSPEKQDFWFWQIPHGSVWSLKWRNRNDFVEGKRCTSLSAVPITGNENLFESY
- a CDS encoding bifunctional adenosylcobinamide kinase/adenosylcobinamide-phosphate guanylyltransferase, which codes for MVRGKLTFISGGVRSGKSAFAEKLLVEKAGNCGGRLVYIASGTATDAEMKKRIETHRQDRADYNWMTIEKPVKLEEVVPFIRKNDFVLWDCLTTWLANELYAGWETGTACIARPNCMARKEAQLYKTIEAILAKAPQLVIVSNEVLDDLPPQDAETKTYRRWLGVIHQKLVARADTAIEMEFGMPTFWKKGDA